TTTCTCCGCCATGGTCTGTTCACTCCGGCGCAGGTACCAGCAATTACACGTTTATCTGGGGTATGGCAGGTGAAAACCTGGACTATGGTGATATGGACCATTGCAAAATTACCGAGCTACGATAGTAACTGATAATAACCGTCATCATGATAAGAAACATAGTAATGGCAAGTCTTTCAGGACTTGCCTTATTCCACGCATCCACGGCAAAATGCCTGCCTGTGGGTGATTCTACCCTTAATGCTCCGGCTATTTTAGGTCAGATGGAAAAAGTTGCCACCTGGCAATGGAACAAACTCGATAACAGAGGCTGGTCTAATCCGCAAACCAACTGGACAAACGGTGCCATGTATACCGGGATGTTCAAGCTGGCCCAGGTATCGGAAAATCCATTCTTTATGCAGCGCCTTGTCAGAGTAGGTACTGATAACAATTGGAATACCGGTCCGGATAGATTCTTTGCAGATGAATATTGCATTGGTCAAACCTATTCACAGCTGTATACTATTTATAAAGAACCCAGGATGATTGAACGCTGGCGTAAGCTGGCAGACAGTATCGTGGCTGCGCCGCATACCGAGTCACTGGAATGGGTAAACGGTATTCACCATCGCGAATGGGCCTGGTGCGATGCGCTCTATATGGGACCTACCGCACTGGCTTATCTTACTACTGCTACCGGCGATGCTAAATACCTGGCTACCGCAGATAAGCTGTGGTGGAAAACCAGCGACTTCCTGTACAGCAAAGAAGATAGTTTATACTATCGCGATGCCAGCTATTTCGGTAAGAAAGAAGCCAATGGTAAGCGCGTATTCTGGAGTCGTGGCAATGGCTGGGTAATGGGCGGACTGGTACGTATGATGGATAATATGCCTGCTACATACGCCGGTAAAGCGAAGTTTGTAGAACAGTTTAAGCAGATGGCCTACAAGATAGCCGCGTTGCAAAACAACGATGGCACCTGGCATGCCAGTTTGCTTGATCCGGATAGTTATCCTTCCAAAGAAACAAGTGGTACCGGATTTTACGTATATGCATTAATGTGGGGAGTGAATAACAATATCCTTCCTGCAAAAGATTTTATGCCTGTCATTAAAAAAGGCTGGGAGGCGCTGGTAAGCTGTGTGCAACCTAATGGTAAACTGGGTTTTGTACAGGTTGTTGCAGCCGCTCCCGGTAAGGCTACCGCAGAAGATACCGACGTTTATGGCGTAGGTGCATTCCTGTTGGCAGGTTCTGAAATTATAAAATTTGATATCAGACAACAGGGAGGTACAGCCATTGAGATGACCAACAATATTGGTGTAGACCGTCCCGGGGAAATTGTGGAACTGGATATGGCTACTTTCTCAAAGGCACAGCCTAAAACCGCTGCAAAATCTTTCCGTATAGTCAATGCCGTTACTGGTAAGGAAATTCCATATCAGCTGATTTATAATGGTGAAAAAACACCATCTTCTATTCTCCTGCAGATCAATGCTGCACCGGGAGCTACGGTAACAGCCCTGGTAAAGGAAGGCACGCCGGCACCAGTGAAAGCGAGAGCTTATGGCCGCTACGTTCCTGAGCGTAAGGATGACTATGCATGGGAAAATGACCGTATGGCTTATCGTATGTATGGTAAAGCGCTGGAGCAGGTTCCAAAGGAAATGGCTTTTGGTATTGATGTTTGGGCTAAACGTACCGAAGAGCTGGTGATCAACGAATGGTACAAGACAGATAACTATCATCATGATAATGGCCAGGGACTTGATTTCTATAGTGTAGGACTGACACTGGGGGCGGGTGATAATGCACCTGTTGTTAATGACAGTATCCGTTACCCTAAAAATTATCGTCAGCAGAAAACGCTGGATAATGGTCCGTTGCGTACTGCTTTTGCACTTACCTACGAGCAGTGGAATGCGGGCGGTATACCCGTAACCGTTACCAAAACGATCAGTCTGGATGCAGGTTCACAACTGAACCGTATCTCCCTGCAATATAGCTTTAAAGGCAAAGAGCTGCCTGTTGTAACAGGCATCGTAAAACGTAAGGAGCCGGGCACCATTCTGCTGGATGAAAAAACCGGTGTAATGGGATATTGGGAGCCACAGCATGGCGAAGATGGAACCATTGGCCTGGGTTGCGTGTTCCCTGAAGGAAAGCCAGGTATGAAAACAGATGATGTACACCTGCTGACGCCGGGCATCGCACAAAATGATAAACCTTACGTTTATTATGCCGGTGCTACCTGGAGCAAGGGAGGATGGATCGCTAATTCCGCCGAGTGGTTTAACTACCTGGAGAACTTCTCCCAGCGGGTAAATAACAAGATTGCAATAACCTTACAGAATAACATTCCAACAAAGAAATAATGTTTGAATTAAACGGAAAAATAGCCCTGGTAACAGGATGTAAGCGAGGTATCGGGAAAGCCATGGCAGTAGCACTGGCAAAGGCGGGTGCTGATATCATCGGCGTATCTGCCTCCCTGGAGCTGAGTGGCTCAGAGGTAGAGCGTGAAGTGACCGCATTGGGAAGGCGTTTTAAGGCTTATCAGTGCGATTTCTCCAACAGAGAGGCATTGTATACCTTTATTCACCAGTTAGGGCAGGAAGTGCCTGTAATTGATATCCTGGTGAATAATGCCGGTACCATCATGCGTAAACCGGCTGCAGAGCATCCGGATGAGTACTGGGATACCGTGATCAATACCAACCTGAACGCGCAATTTATCCTGACCAGAGAAATTGGTAAAGGGATGATTGCCAGAGGAAAGGGAAAGATTATCTTTACAGCCTCTCTGCTGACATTCCAGGGCGGTATCAACGTACCGGGATATGCAGCCAGCAAAGGAGCCGTAGGTTCACTGGTGAAGGCTTTCGCCAATGAGTGGGCTTCTAAGGGAGTGAACGTGAACGCCATAGCCCCGGGATATATCGCCACAGATAATACTGCTGCCCTCCGTGCAGATGAGCAGCGCAGTACTTCCATATTGGACCGTATACCTGCAGGCCGCTGGGGCGAACCTGAAGATTTTGACGGCCCTGTTGTTTTCCTGGCTTCCAAAGCCTCCGATTACGTACATGGCACCATCCTTACCGTTGATGGCGGCTGGATGGGCAGATAATTAACATAACCATTGCAGGAAAAAGCATACATATTCCATGAGCAAACGTACAGAAAAAACAATCGTTGATATTGCGGAAGAACTACAATTGTCTGTTTCCACAGTATCCAGGGCCCTCAACGACCATCCCAACATCAGCGCACGTACGAAAGAACGCGTGAAGAAAATGGCGCGAAAACTGGGATACCGACCGAATGCACTGGCTGCCGGATTACGCAACAATAAAAGCAAAACGATTGGTTTGATAGTGCCCAGGATATCGATGTTTTTTCCTGCAACCATCTCTACCATCATCCAGAATAAATTGCAGGAATATGGCTATAACCTGATCATCTGCCAGTCTAACGACTCCTATGAACAGGAAAAGACTTTGGTCAATACGCTGTATTCCGCCAGGGTAGATGCACTGGTAGTTTCTACCACGTTATATACCACTGATTTTTCCCATTTTGATGTTTTCAGAGATAATAACATACCATTGGTATTTTTTGACCGGGTACCTAAAGATTACAACGTAAAAGTGATCAAAGGGGATGATTACCTCGGTGGATATACTGCTACCAAACACCTGATAGACAAAGGTTGCAAGGATGTGGTGCATATCTCCGGCCCGCTCACCTGCTGTCTTTACAGCGATCGGGTGGCAGGTTATAAAAATGCCTTACAGGAACACGGCCTTACCTTTAAAAAGAACCGTGTCTTTTACCAGGAGCTGACCAGAGATAACGCCTGGCAGACCTGCGAGAAAATATTTGCTCAGAAACCTTACCCGGACGGGATTTTCGCTTCCAATGATACTACCGCCATTACTATCATGGAGTATTGCAGAAAAATTAACCTGAAGGTGCCGGAAGATGTTAAGATTGTTGGGTATTCCAACGATCCCCGTACGGAAATCGTTACGCCGCCCATTAGCTCTGTAGACCAGTTTCCGGGGATGATGGGAGAAAGAGTAGTGGCCGCACTGATGGAACTGATCAACGGTAAACAAACCGCAGTACCACGTTATTCACAGGAAATCATTCCTATCCAGCTCATAGAAAGACAATCAAGCGCAGGAAAAGCTAAGCCGACCAAAAAGAAAATGACTTTGTCATAACTCAGACGCATAAACGAAATCATGAAAAGAAAACTTATTATTCCATTATTACTCTCTGTACTGTGTATGCAATCGTATGCACAACAAGGGAAAGCCAACAAAGAGCTGCTGAAGAAAGCAGATGAAACCTTACAATTTGCCGCGCGTCAGTATAAGCTGATGGCCCAGCATCTACCTGATTCTGTACTGCCAAAAACTACCAGCAAAACCGGTACACTGGAAACATCTAATTCCCGCTGGTGGTGCTCCGGATTCTATCCTGGTACCGAATGGTATCTTTATGAGTATACCAAAGATCCTGCATTCAAGGCGGAAGCCCTGAAACGTATGGCCATCATCGAAAAAGAAAAAAACAATAAAGGTACGCACGACCTGGGCTTTATGATGTACTGCCCATTCGGCAATGCTTACCGTATTACCAAAGACCCTGCTTACAAGGCCGTATTGCTGACCAGCGCAGCTTCCTTATCTACCCGCTTTAACCCGACTGTAGGTTGCATCAAATCCTGGGACCATGGCACCTGGAAATTCCCGGTAATCATCGATAACATGATGAACCTGGAACTCCTGACATGGGCCACCAAAGCCGGCGGCGACA
This window of the Chitinophaga sp. Cy-1792 genome carries:
- a CDS encoding DUF4861 family protein, with protein sequence MIRNIVMASLSGLALFHASTAKCLPVGDSTLNAPAILGQMEKVATWQWNKLDNRGWSNPQTNWTNGAMYTGMFKLAQVSENPFFMQRLVRVGTDNNWNTGPDRFFADEYCIGQTYSQLYTIYKEPRMIERWRKLADSIVAAPHTESLEWVNGIHHREWAWCDALYMGPTALAYLTTATGDAKYLATADKLWWKTSDFLYSKEDSLYYRDASYFGKKEANGKRVFWSRGNGWVMGGLVRMMDNMPATYAGKAKFVEQFKQMAYKIAALQNNDGTWHASLLDPDSYPSKETSGTGFYVYALMWGVNNNILPAKDFMPVIKKGWEALVSCVQPNGKLGFVQVVAAAPGKATAEDTDVYGVGAFLLAGSEIIKFDIRQQGGTAIEMTNNIGVDRPGEIVELDMATFSKAQPKTAAKSFRIVNAVTGKEIPYQLIYNGEKTPSSILLQINAAPGATVTALVKEGTPAPVKARAYGRYVPERKDDYAWENDRMAYRMYGKALEQVPKEMAFGIDVWAKRTEELVINEWYKTDNYHHDNGQGLDFYSVGLTLGAGDNAPVVNDSIRYPKNYRQQKTLDNGPLRTAFALTYEQWNAGGIPVTVTKTISLDAGSQLNRISLQYSFKGKELPVVTGIVKRKEPGTILLDEKTGVMGYWEPQHGEDGTIGLGCVFPEGKPGMKTDDVHLLTPGIAQNDKPYVYYAGATWSKGGWIANSAEWFNYLENFSQRVNNKIAITLQNNIPTKK
- the kduD gene encoding 2-dehydro-3-deoxy-D-gluconate 5-dehydrogenase KduD, yielding MFELNGKIALVTGCKRGIGKAMAVALAKAGADIIGVSASLELSGSEVEREVTALGRRFKAYQCDFSNREALYTFIHQLGQEVPVIDILVNNAGTIMRKPAAEHPDEYWDTVINTNLNAQFILTREIGKGMIARGKGKIIFTASLLTFQGGINVPGYAASKGAVGSLVKAFANEWASKGVNVNAIAPGYIATDNTAALRADEQRSTSILDRIPAGRWGEPEDFDGPVVFLASKASDYVHGTILTVDGGWMGR
- a CDS encoding LacI family DNA-binding transcriptional regulator, which codes for MSKRTEKTIVDIAEELQLSVSTVSRALNDHPNISARTKERVKKMARKLGYRPNALAAGLRNNKSKTIGLIVPRISMFFPATISTIIQNKLQEYGYNLIICQSNDSYEQEKTLVNTLYSARVDALVVSTTLYTTDFSHFDVFRDNNIPLVFFDRVPKDYNVKVIKGDDYLGGYTATKHLIDKGCKDVVHISGPLTCCLYSDRVAGYKNALQEHGLTFKKNRVFYQELTRDNAWQTCEKIFAQKPYPDGIFASNDTTAITIMEYCRKINLKVPEDVKIVGYSNDPRTEIVTPPISSVDQFPGMMGERVVAALMELINGKQTAVPRYSQEIIPIQLIERQSSAGKAKPTKKKMTLS